A single window of Sparus aurata chromosome 22, fSpaAur1.1, whole genome shotgun sequence DNA harbors:
- the nhsl1b gene encoding NHS-like protein 1 isoform X7 yields the protein MVFIGTSLKSVIKYFKRKAVSNLDEESKWTVHYTAPWHQQENVFLPGSRPPCVEDLHRQAKVNLKTALRECDKLRKDGFRSSQYYSQGPTFSDPAQSTSSLQDDEDDDIDKKSTASSAEDDKSQLSMRSQTPLGEGGEGSEFDGQVVWTKAPPLPTPEEKMRQTAKAVPTDIVPINVTGAVFDRQASIRRSLINTDTVSRRPKKVKRRKTISGLPDNINQELAAKGYSGDLRPHSMFLPGHYSTLSRVGSVNSTLRRSQTRDSSCQTEEVKIVPPSMRRIRAQRGQGIAAQMAGISASSSTGSISISSSDSSGILMMPHHFNGDPSRFHSLPRGARVSLSADPIYSSTPIKSLEQTTPQRQIGKLQVDDTVVHMRNIPRTGTLPRPKSQELRGTQSSDWGGGPACLVSPHAAYSTSVIPNATLSSSSEVITLNTTGQLSHSPNSAYPAARPLSLASSTNTDPLISSPAAFTHSSTCPALATSTPNRTQQDGGQVVKGPASESGHSDSSVHSHSTLAPTPPSCLPEEQWIYDTPENVVAPHRTLTSSCSTPINQLYNSLDHSSRTTTDSSSVYSQDNDGYYTSMHMDSGLRSRSHGSGHGAAAGRATRHSMYECREMANQEDSGSLYSDRSLSRSISLRKSKKPPLPPARTDSLRRKPGPKKPLGGVSAISGGNEPNGAMLNETLIASLQQSLQMGLRGGKGKGASPSSPSHSPSSDYDDPWVLRPRSQSSISAGSSAASLAANTNGGNASNVYSLCHVTPAHSETSSLRSDYADSWGYYMDFPHNHGDQRAQTPPAHATDNMSAGPHPGELQNGGEIHSNSQAPRAQGQEGGVAVKPKMSTSSPDRVHRLTSPSSGYSSQSNTPTAGTPVPSFIRSMSPSGGRPKPKVPERKSSLLSSVSMSSSSTSLSSNTSDSLKSTGPPPPPPPPLPLSSSSAPNTPLGPPPPFPPPLPPTTTAGTPLRAPPLPPPACSISPEFPPPPSPELLIPPSSSFNGSFSPPPPPPPPFPSMGPPPPPPLPSFAPPSSSPSFVKAVKDSPKPALSESPTKSSKPLITPFALQSVQLRSVKRPEKEINGKSDHTNAQETGMDLLHGLKPQTLQKSLSVDTPTVLPLSNYSPEEDSRNSSPSPVSKLLNELSLDCSITDYTPDSAVENGKPEDQCYFLLNGKESPSPPQSSQSSPVKQKPPAVSKKPKFIPQQVTEPVPPQLEDTTSPSQMEDQVDAPQRQTKEGVKKSKSEQQKEVEISESSEPLEESSETSTDSQDESQISASASQDTSFDQGLCANGEALEEEEEEEGDGTSSTTGSISSKEDDTGEVFDSSTAESSPAPSANGASDENMVTPTPSRTRTTEDLFAAIHRSKRKVLGRKESDDEKNRAGSSPQSPPVTPTAMSPGSTSSLPRQSGSIQRNLRKSCTSSDTFKALLLKKGSRSETSFRMSAAEMLRSTDPRFQRTRSDSELDPPAASPSSPTAPHSPLTSPGRGKRATEEWNRYETFSLSSPTSSSFSTSGSKYGRSRTPPSAASSKYNARCRILSSPMTVICEREGELAENEYGDTAESLSGPAAQTLPRLKDSNGTLSDESRS from the exons AATGTGACAAGCTGAGGAAAGATGGTTTCCGGAGCTCTCAGTACTACTCTCAGGGTCCCACCTTCTCTGACCCCGCACAGTCCACCAGCAGCCTGCAGGACGACGAGGATGACGACATTGATAAGAAG TCCACAGCTTCATCGGCGGAGGACGACAAATCTCAGCTCTCCATGAGGAGCCAGACCCCACTGGGTGAAGGAGGGGAGGGGTCTGAGTTTGATGGGCAGGTGGTATGGACCAAGGCTCCACCCCTCCCCACCCCAGAAGAGAAGATGAGGCAGACGGCCAAGGCCGTGCCCACGGACATAGTCCCCATTAACGTCACAG GGGCAGTGTTTGACCGACAGGCGAGCATCCGGCGCTCCCTCATTAACACTGACACCGTGTCCCGCCGGCCCAAGAAGGTCAAACGCAGAAAGACTATATCAGGGCTGCCTGACAACATCAACCAGGAGCTAG CAGCAAAAGGATACAGCGGAGATCTCCGGCCACATTCCATGTTCCTACCAGGACACTACTCCACCTTGAGCAGAGTCGGGAGCGTCAACTCGACGCTCCGACGTTCACAGACCAGAGATTCCAGCTGCCAGACGGAAGAAGTGAAGATTGTACCGCCGTCCATGAGAAGGATCCGTGCTCAGCGTGGACAAGGAATCGCTGCTCAGATGGCCGGCATATCTGCTtcttcttcaacaggaagtaTATCCATCTCGAGTAGTGACAGCTCTGGGATCTTGATGATGCCGCATCACTTCAACGGAGATCCTTCCCGTTTTCACAGTCTGCCCCGTGGTGCCAGGGTGTCGCTCAGTGCTGACCCCATCTATAGCAGCACCCCCATCAAGTCGTTGGAGCAGACTACTCCTCAGAGGCAGATTGGAAAGCTACAGGTTGACGATACAGTGGTGCATATGAGAAACATCCCGAGGACAGGCACACTGCCCAGGCCCAAGTCTCAGGAACTGAGAGGGACACAGTCCAGTGATTGGGGCGGTGGTCCAGCATGTCTGGTCTCCCCACATGCTGCCTACTCCACCTCAGTCATCCCTAACGCCACCCTATCCAGCTCCTCTGAGGTCATCACACTAAACACCACCGGTCAGCTCTCCCACTCCCCAAACTCGGCTTACCCAGCAGCGCGGCCACTCAGTCTGGCTTCCTCTACCAACACAGACCCCCTGATCTCCAGTCCAGCAGCCTTCacccacagctccacctgcccAGCCTTGGCCACCTCTACCCCGAATCGTACCCAACAGGATGGTGGTCAGGTAGTCAAAGGTCCTGCCAGCGAGTCAGGGCACTCGGACAGCAGCGTACACAGCCACAGCACCTTGGCCCCCACACCGCCATCCTGCCTGCCGGAGGAGCAGTGGATCTACGACACGCCGGAAAATGTTGTGGCTCCACACCGCACTCTgacctccagctgctccactCCTATTAACCAGCTGTATAACAGCCTGGACCACTCTTCCAGGACCACTACTGACTCCAGCTCTGTCTACTCCCAAGACAACGATGGGTACTACACCTCCATGCACATGGACTCAGGCCTTCGCTCTCGCAGCCACGGCAGCGGGCATGGTGCAGCAGCTGGAAGAGCCACCCGGCATAGCATGTACGAGTGTCGCGAGATGGCCAATCAGGAAGACTCTGGAAGCTTGTACAGCGACCGCTCTCTGTCCCGCAGCATCTCCCTCCGCAAGTCCAAGAAGCCTCCACTGCCCCCGGCTCGCACAGACTCTCTTAGACGCAAACCTGGACCGAAAAAGCCCCTAGGAGGCGTAAGCGCCATCAGCGGCGGCAACGAGCCAAACGGTGCCATGCTCAATGAGACTCTTATTGCCAGCTTGCAGCAGAGCCTACAGATGGGCCTGAGAGGAGGGAAAGGTAAAGGGGCCTCACCGTCTTCACCCTCTCACAGCCCAAGCAGTGACTACGATGACCCTTGGGTGCTACGGCCACGGAGTCAGAGCAGCATCAGTGCAGGTAGCTCTGCAGCGTCGCTAGCAGCTAACACAAACGGTGGCAATGCTTCTAATGTATACTCGCTTTGCCATGTGACGCCTGCTCACAGCGAGACGAGCAGCTTGCGCTCGGACTATGCTGACTCCTGGGGATACTACATGGACTTCCCTCATAACCATGGCGATCAGAGGGCACAGACTCCTCCAGCCCACGCCACAGATAACATGTCGGCTGGTCCTCACCCAGGAGAGTTGCAGAATGGAGGCGAGATTCACAGCAACAGCCAGGCACCTCGAGCTCAAGGCCAGGAGGGAGGGGTAGCAGTGAAGCCCAAAATGTCCACCTCCTCACCGGACAGGGTGCACAGACTGACCTCCCCGTCAAGCGGCTACTCCAGCCAGTCCAACACCCCCACAGCAGGAACCCCGGTGCCCTCCTTCATCAGGTCCATGTCTCCCTCCGGCGGCCGGCCCAAGCCCAAAGTGCCTGAGAGAAAgtcatctctcctctcctccgtaTCCatgtcctcctcttccacctccctctcctccaacACCTCAGACTCACTTAAAAGCACCGgacctccccctccacctcctccacccctgcccctctcttcctcctcagctcccaACACCCCTCTCGGCCCACCTCCACCCTTCCCTCCCCCTCTACCTCCAACGACCACTGCAGGCACTCCTCTGCGAGCTCCCCCATTACCACCCCCTGCCTGCTCCATCTCCCCAGAattccctcctcctccgtccCCTGAGTTGCTAATCCCCCCCAGTTCATCCTTCAACGGGAGCTTCAGTCCTCCCCCTCCGCCTCCCCCTCCTTTCCCCTCCATGGGGCCACCGCCACCTCCTCCACTGCCTTCTTTTGCcccaccttcctcctctccatcttttgtGAAGGCAGTTAAAGATTCTCCTAAACCAGCTCTTTCCGAGAGCCCCACAAAGTCATCTAAGCCCCTGATCACCCCGTTTGCACTGCAGAGCGTTCAACTCCGCTCTGTTAAACGGCCAGAGAAGGAGATTAACGGCAAATCAGACCACACAAACGCTCAGGAAACAGGGATGGACCTCCTTCACGGTCTAAAGCCCCAGACCCTGCAGAAGTCTCTCTCCGTGGACACTCCCACCGTGTTACCCCTTTCAAACTACTCCCCAGAGGAAGATTCACGTAACTCCTCGCCATCACCTGTgtcaaagcttttaaatgaattgTCTTTGGACTGCAGCATCACAGATTACACACCAGACAGTGCTGTTGAAAATGGAAAACCCGAGGATCAGTGTTACTTTCTCTTAAATGGAAAAGAAAGTCCCAGTCCCCCACAGAGCTCCCAAAGCTCTCCTGTCAAACAGAAGCCTCCGGCAGTCTCAAAGAAACCCAAGTTTATCCCTCAACAAGTCACCGAACCGGTTCCACCTCAGCTTGAGGATACAACCAGTCCGTCTCAGATGGAAGACCAAGTAGATgcaccacaaagacagacaaaggAAGGGGTGAAAAAGAGTAAAAGTGAGCAACAGAAGGAAGTGGAAATTTCAGAGAGCTCAGAGCCTCTCGAAGAGAGCAGTGAAACATCAACAGACAGCCAGGACGAGTCCCAGATCTCTGCTTCTGCCAGCCAGGACACAAGTTTTGACCAAGGGTTGTGTGCCAATGGAGAAGCTcttgaagaggaagaggaggaggagggagatgggACAAGTAGCACGACCGGATCCATCAGCTCCAAGGAGGACGACACCG GTGAGGTGTTCGACTCCAGTACGGCTGAATCGTCTCCGGCCCCGTCAGCCAACGGGGCATCCGATGAGAACATGGTGACCCCGACTCCGTCGCGGACTCGGACCACTGAGGACCTGTTTGCCGCCATTCACAG GTCGAAGCGCAAGGTCCTGGGCCGCAAGGAGTCTGACGACGAGAAGAACCGGGCTGGGAGCAGCCCACAGTCTCCACCTGTCACCCCCACAGCCATGTCCCCAGGGTCCACGTCTTCCTTGCCCCGCCAGTCGGGCTCGATCCAGCGAAACCTCCGCAAGTCCTGCACCAGCAGCGACACCTTCAAAGCCCTGCTCCTGAAGAAGGGCAGCCGCTCAGAGACCAGCTTCAGGATGTCGGCAGCTGAGATGCTTCGCTCCACTGACCCTCGCTTCCAGAGAACCCGCTCCGACTCAGAGCTGGACCCCCCTGCTGCTTCACCCTCCTCACCGACGGCGCCACACAGCCCCCTAACCTCCCCTGGCCGTGGTAAGAGGGCGACAGAAGAGTGGAATCGCTACGAGACCTTCTCTCTGTCCTCGCCGACTTCATCGTCCTTCTCGACGAGCGGGTCGAAATACGGGCGCTCACGCACGCCGCCGTCTGCCGCCAGCAGCAAGTACAATGCGCGCTGCCGAATCCTCAGCAGCCCAATGACTGTAATCTGTGAGCGCGAGGGCGAGCTGGCTGAGAACGAGTACGGAGACACTGCAGAGAGTCTGTCAGGACCAGCGGCCCAGACTCTCCCTAGGCTCAAAGACTCCAATGGCACTTTATCTGACGAGAGCAGAAGTTAA
- the nhsl1b gene encoding NHS-like protein 1 isoform X5: MGNSLQHQAFPSPRPEGCLRKRLLSVSKVHQRPDSLWTPKPLLGPDTKGSQGKVLQDGKAVSNLDEESKWTVHYTAPWHQQENVFLPGSRPPCVEDLHRQAKVNLKTALRECDKLRKDGFRSSQYYSQGPTFSDPAQSTSSLQDDEDDDIDKKSTASSAEDDKSQLSMRSQTPLGEGGEGSEFDGQVVWTKAPPLPTPEEKMRQTAKAVPTDIVPINVTGAVFDRQASIRRSLINTDTVSRRPKKVKRRKTISGLPDNINQELAAKGYSGDLRPHSMFLPGHYSTLSRVGSVNSTLRRSQTRDSSCQTEEVKIVPPSMRRIRAQRGQGIAAQMAGISASSSTGSISISSSDSSGILMMPHHFNGDPSRFHSLPRGARVSLSADPIYSSTPIKSLEQTTPQRQIGKLQVDDTVVHMRNIPRTGTLPRPKSQELRGTQSSDWGGGPACLVSPHAAYSTSVIPNATLSSSSEVITLNTTGQLSHSPNSAYPAARPLSLASSTNTDPLISSPAAFTHSSTCPALATSTPNRTQQDGGQVVKGPASESGHSDSSVHSHSTLAPTPPSCLPEEQWIYDTPENVVAPHRTLTSSCSTPINQLYNSLDHSSRTTTDSSSVYSQDNDGYYTSMHMDSGLRSRSHGSGHGAAAGRATRHSMYECREMANQEDSGSLYSDRSLSRSISLRKSKKPPLPPARTDSLRRKPGPKKPLGGVSAISGGNEPNGAMLNETLIASLQQSLQMGLRGGKGKGASPSSPSHSPSSDYDDPWVLRPRSQSSISAGSSAASLAANTNGGNASNVYSLCHVTPAHSETSSLRSDYADSWGYYMDFPHNHGDQRAQTPPAHATDNMSAGPHPGELQNGGEIHSNSQAPRAQGQEGGVAVKPKMSTSSPDRVHRLTSPSSGYSSQSNTPTAGTPVPSFIRSMSPSGGRPKPKVPERKSSLLSSVSMSSSSTSLSSNTSDSLKSTGPPPPPPPPLPLSSSSAPNTPLGPPPPFPPPLPPTTTAGTPLRAPPLPPPACSISPEFPPPPSPELLIPPSSSFNGSFSPPPPPPPPFPSMGPPPPPPLPSFAPPSSSPSFVKAVKDSPKPALSESPTKSSKPLITPFALQSVQLRSVKRPEKEINGKSDHTNAQETGMDLLHGLKPQTLQKSLSVDTPTVLPLSNYSPEEDSRNSSPSPVSKLLNELSLDCSITDYTPDSAVENGKPEDQCYFLLNGKESPSPPQSSQSSPVKQKPPAVSKKPKFIPQQVTEPVPPQLEDTTSPSQMEDQVDAPQRQTKEGVKKSKSEQQKEVEISESSEPLEESSETSTDSQDESQISASASQDTSFDQGLCANGEALEEEEEEEGDGTSSTTGSISSKEDDTGEVFDSSTAESSPAPSANGASDENMVTPTPSRTRTTEDLFAAIHRSKRKVLGRKESDDEKNRAGSSPQSPPVTPTAMSPGSTSSLPRQSGSIQRNLRKSCTSSDTFKALLLKKGSRSETSFRMSAAEMLRSTDPRFQRTRSDSELDPPAASPSSPTAPHSPLTSPGRGKRATEEWNRYETFSLSSPTSSSFSTSGSKYGRSRTPPSAASSKYNARCRILSSPMTVICEREGELAENEYGDTAESLSGPAAQTLPRLKDSNGTLSDESRS; encoded by the exons AATGTGACAAGCTGAGGAAAGATGGTTTCCGGAGCTCTCAGTACTACTCTCAGGGTCCCACCTTCTCTGACCCCGCACAGTCCACCAGCAGCCTGCAGGACGACGAGGATGACGACATTGATAAGAAG TCCACAGCTTCATCGGCGGAGGACGACAAATCTCAGCTCTCCATGAGGAGCCAGACCCCACTGGGTGAAGGAGGGGAGGGGTCTGAGTTTGATGGGCAGGTGGTATGGACCAAGGCTCCACCCCTCCCCACCCCAGAAGAGAAGATGAGGCAGACGGCCAAGGCCGTGCCCACGGACATAGTCCCCATTAACGTCACAG GGGCAGTGTTTGACCGACAGGCGAGCATCCGGCGCTCCCTCATTAACACTGACACCGTGTCCCGCCGGCCCAAGAAGGTCAAACGCAGAAAGACTATATCAGGGCTGCCTGACAACATCAACCAGGAGCTAG CAGCAAAAGGATACAGCGGAGATCTCCGGCCACATTCCATGTTCCTACCAGGACACTACTCCACCTTGAGCAGAGTCGGGAGCGTCAACTCGACGCTCCGACGTTCACAGACCAGAGATTCCAGCTGCCAGACGGAAGAAGTGAAGATTGTACCGCCGTCCATGAGAAGGATCCGTGCTCAGCGTGGACAAGGAATCGCTGCTCAGATGGCCGGCATATCTGCTtcttcttcaacaggaagtaTATCCATCTCGAGTAGTGACAGCTCTGGGATCTTGATGATGCCGCATCACTTCAACGGAGATCCTTCCCGTTTTCACAGTCTGCCCCGTGGTGCCAGGGTGTCGCTCAGTGCTGACCCCATCTATAGCAGCACCCCCATCAAGTCGTTGGAGCAGACTACTCCTCAGAGGCAGATTGGAAAGCTACAGGTTGACGATACAGTGGTGCATATGAGAAACATCCCGAGGACAGGCACACTGCCCAGGCCCAAGTCTCAGGAACTGAGAGGGACACAGTCCAGTGATTGGGGCGGTGGTCCAGCATGTCTGGTCTCCCCACATGCTGCCTACTCCACCTCAGTCATCCCTAACGCCACCCTATCCAGCTCCTCTGAGGTCATCACACTAAACACCACCGGTCAGCTCTCCCACTCCCCAAACTCGGCTTACCCAGCAGCGCGGCCACTCAGTCTGGCTTCCTCTACCAACACAGACCCCCTGATCTCCAGTCCAGCAGCCTTCacccacagctccacctgcccAGCCTTGGCCACCTCTACCCCGAATCGTACCCAACAGGATGGTGGTCAGGTAGTCAAAGGTCCTGCCAGCGAGTCAGGGCACTCGGACAGCAGCGTACACAGCCACAGCACCTTGGCCCCCACACCGCCATCCTGCCTGCCGGAGGAGCAGTGGATCTACGACACGCCGGAAAATGTTGTGGCTCCACACCGCACTCTgacctccagctgctccactCCTATTAACCAGCTGTATAACAGCCTGGACCACTCTTCCAGGACCACTACTGACTCCAGCTCTGTCTACTCCCAAGACAACGATGGGTACTACACCTCCATGCACATGGACTCAGGCCTTCGCTCTCGCAGCCACGGCAGCGGGCATGGTGCAGCAGCTGGAAGAGCCACCCGGCATAGCATGTACGAGTGTCGCGAGATGGCCAATCAGGAAGACTCTGGAAGCTTGTACAGCGACCGCTCTCTGTCCCGCAGCATCTCCCTCCGCAAGTCCAAGAAGCCTCCACTGCCCCCGGCTCGCACAGACTCTCTTAGACGCAAACCTGGACCGAAAAAGCCCCTAGGAGGCGTAAGCGCCATCAGCGGCGGCAACGAGCCAAACGGTGCCATGCTCAATGAGACTCTTATTGCCAGCTTGCAGCAGAGCCTACAGATGGGCCTGAGAGGAGGGAAAGGTAAAGGGGCCTCACCGTCTTCACCCTCTCACAGCCCAAGCAGTGACTACGATGACCCTTGGGTGCTACGGCCACGGAGTCAGAGCAGCATCAGTGCAGGTAGCTCTGCAGCGTCGCTAGCAGCTAACACAAACGGTGGCAATGCTTCTAATGTATACTCGCTTTGCCATGTGACGCCTGCTCACAGCGAGACGAGCAGCTTGCGCTCGGACTATGCTGACTCCTGGGGATACTACATGGACTTCCCTCATAACCATGGCGATCAGAGGGCACAGACTCCTCCAGCCCACGCCACAGATAACATGTCGGCTGGTCCTCACCCAGGAGAGTTGCAGAATGGAGGCGAGATTCACAGCAACAGCCAGGCACCTCGAGCTCAAGGCCAGGAGGGAGGGGTAGCAGTGAAGCCCAAAATGTCCACCTCCTCACCGGACAGGGTGCACAGACTGACCTCCCCGTCAAGCGGCTACTCCAGCCAGTCCAACACCCCCACAGCAGGAACCCCGGTGCCCTCCTTCATCAGGTCCATGTCTCCCTCCGGCGGCCGGCCCAAGCCCAAAGTGCCTGAGAGAAAgtcatctctcctctcctccgtaTCCatgtcctcctcttccacctccctctcctccaacACCTCAGACTCACTTAAAAGCACCGgacctccccctccacctcctccacccctgcccctctcttcctcctcagctcccaACACCCCTCTCGGCCCACCTCCACCCTTCCCTCCCCCTCTACCTCCAACGACCACTGCAGGCACTCCTCTGCGAGCTCCCCCATTACCACCCCCTGCCTGCTCCATCTCCCCAGAattccctcctcctccgtccCCTGAGTTGCTAATCCCCCCCAGTTCATCCTTCAACGGGAGCTTCAGTCCTCCCCCTCCGCCTCCCCCTCCTTTCCCCTCCATGGGGCCACCGCCACCTCCTCCACTGCCTTCTTTTGCcccaccttcctcctctccatcttttgtGAAGGCAGTTAAAGATTCTCCTAAACCAGCTCTTTCCGAGAGCCCCACAAAGTCATCTAAGCCCCTGATCACCCCGTTTGCACTGCAGAGCGTTCAACTCCGCTCTGTTAAACGGCCAGAGAAGGAGATTAACGGCAAATCAGACCACACAAACGCTCAGGAAACAGGGATGGACCTCCTTCACGGTCTAAAGCCCCAGACCCTGCAGAAGTCTCTCTCCGTGGACACTCCCACCGTGTTACCCCTTTCAAACTACTCCCCAGAGGAAGATTCACGTAACTCCTCGCCATCACCTGTgtcaaagcttttaaatgaattgTCTTTGGACTGCAGCATCACAGATTACACACCAGACAGTGCTGTTGAAAATGGAAAACCCGAGGATCAGTGTTACTTTCTCTTAAATGGAAAAGAAAGTCCCAGTCCCCCACAGAGCTCCCAAAGCTCTCCTGTCAAACAGAAGCCTCCGGCAGTCTCAAAGAAACCCAAGTTTATCCCTCAACAAGTCACCGAACCGGTTCCACCTCAGCTTGAGGATACAACCAGTCCGTCTCAGATGGAAGACCAAGTAGATgcaccacaaagacagacaaaggAAGGGGTGAAAAAGAGTAAAAGTGAGCAACAGAAGGAAGTGGAAATTTCAGAGAGCTCAGAGCCTCTCGAAGAGAGCAGTGAAACATCAACAGACAGCCAGGACGAGTCCCAGATCTCTGCTTCTGCCAGCCAGGACACAAGTTTTGACCAAGGGTTGTGTGCCAATGGAGAAGCTcttgaagaggaagaggaggaggagggagatgggACAAGTAGCACGACCGGATCCATCAGCTCCAAGGAGGACGACACCG GTGAGGTGTTCGACTCCAGTACGGCTGAATCGTCTCCGGCCCCGTCAGCCAACGGGGCATCCGATGAGAACATGGTGACCCCGACTCCGTCGCGGACTCGGACCACTGAGGACCTGTTTGCCGCCATTCACAG GTCGAAGCGCAAGGTCCTGGGCCGCAAGGAGTCTGACGACGAGAAGAACCGGGCTGGGAGCAGCCCACAGTCTCCACCTGTCACCCCCACAGCCATGTCCCCAGGGTCCACGTCTTCCTTGCCCCGCCAGTCGGGCTCGATCCAGCGAAACCTCCGCAAGTCCTGCACCAGCAGCGACACCTTCAAAGCCCTGCTCCTGAAGAAGGGCAGCCGCTCAGAGACCAGCTTCAGGATGTCGGCAGCTGAGATGCTTCGCTCCACTGACCCTCGCTTCCAGAGAACCCGCTCCGACTCAGAGCTGGACCCCCCTGCTGCTTCACCCTCCTCACCGACGGCGCCACACAGCCCCCTAACCTCCCCTGGCCGTGGTAAGAGGGCGACAGAAGAGTGGAATCGCTACGAGACCTTCTCTCTGTCCTCGCCGACTTCATCGTCCTTCTCGACGAGCGGGTCGAAATACGGGCGCTCACGCACGCCGCCGTCTGCCGCCAGCAGCAAGTACAATGCGCGCTGCCGAATCCTCAGCAGCCCAATGACTGTAATCTGTGAGCGCGAGGGCGAGCTGGCTGAGAACGAGTACGGAGACACTGCAGAGAGTCTGTCAGGACCAGCGGCCCAGACTCTCCCTAGGCTCAAAGACTCCAATGGCACTTTATCTGACGAGAGCAGAAGTTAA